The Mauremys reevesii isolate NIE-2019 linkage group 1, ASM1616193v1, whole genome shotgun sequence genome has a segment encoding these proteins:
- the STARD10 gene encoding START domain-containing protein 10, whose product MSTRESVQIPDDRDFNNFRTECNSDAGWSQTYNKSGIVVWIQILEVERSLHKIKCRMECKDIAAETLYDVLHDIEYRKKWDTNVIETFDIGKLTVNSDVGYYAWKCPKPLKNRDVITLRSWLPMGADYIIMNYSVKHPKYPPRKDLVRAVSIQTGYLIQGRGVKSCSITYLAQVDPKGSLPKWVVNKSSQFLAPKAMKKMYKACLKYPDWKQKHNPHFKPWLFPEQSTLPTVALSELSIQHADSLENIDESSLSETKDDRGEGSDEDSVN is encoded by the exons ATGTCCACCCGGGAAAGCGTACAGATCCCAGACGATCGGGATTTTAATAATTTCCGGACAGAATGCAACTCGGACGCAGGCTGGAGTCAAACTTATAACAAATCGGGAATTGTTGTGTGGATTCAGATCTTGGAGGTGGAGAGATCCCTGCATAAAATCAAG TGCAGGATGGAGTGCAAGGACATCGCCGCGGAGACGCTCTATGACGTGCTGCACGACATCGAGTACCGGAAAAAGTGGGACACGAACGTCATCGAGACCTTCGACATTGGGAAGCTGACGGTCAACTCGGACGTGGGCTACTACGcct GGAAGTGCCCCAAGCCCCTGAAGAACAGAGACGTCATCACCCTGCGCTCCTGGCTGCCCATGGGGGCCGATTACATCATCATGAACTACTCGGTCAAACACCCC AAATACCCTCCAAGGAAAGACCTGGTGAGAGCAGTGTCCATCCAGACGGGCTACTTGATCCAGGGGCGAGGAGTCAAGAGCTGCTCCATCACCTACCTGGCCCAGGTTGACCCCAAAG GTTCTTTGCCCAAGTGGGTGGTGAACAAATCATCTCAATTTCTGGCTCCAAAG GCCATGAAGAAGATGTACAAAGCCTGCCTGAAGTACCCTGACTGGAAGCAGAAGCACAACCCTCACTTCAAGCCCTGGCTGTTCCCCGAGCAGAGCACCCTCCCCACCGTGGCGCTCTCGGAGCTCTCCATCCAGCACGCCGACTCGCTGGAGAACATCGACGAGAGCAGCCTGTCCGAGACCAAAGACGACAGGGGCGAGGGCAGCGACGAGGACAGCGTCAACTGA